Proteins from one Telopea speciosissima isolate NSW1024214 ecotype Mountain lineage chromosome 1, Tspe_v1, whole genome shotgun sequence genomic window:
- the LOC122649185 gene encoding sulfate transporter 3.1-like, translated as MSNTDYMFQSSTTTTNHVGCVHRVAIPPSKPFFKSLKGSLKETFFPDDPLRQFKNQSSTRKFVLALQYFLPILEWAPRYSFQFFKADLIAGFTIASLAIPQGISYAKLANLPAILGLYSSFVPPLVYAMMGSSRDLAVGSVAVPSLLMGTMLGKEVNFLEEPKLYLHLAFTATFFAGVFQAALGFLRLGFIVDFLSHATIVGFMGGAATVVCLQQLKGILGLAHFTRGTDLVSVMRSVFTQTHQWQWESGVLGCVFLFFLILTKYLSKRGPKFFWISAMAPLTSVILGSLLVYLTHAEKHGVAVIGPLKKGLNPPSWTSLEFGSEHLMLALKTGIITSVIGLAEGIAVGRSFAMLKDYHIDGNKEMIAFGFMNIAGSCTSCYLTAGPLSRSAVNFNAGCKTAVSNIVMATAVMLTLLFLTPFFYYTPLVVLASIITAAMVGLIDYEAAIHLWKLDKFDFVVCISAYISVVLSSVELGLIVAVTLSMLRMLLFIARPRTFVLGNIPNSMIYRNIDQYPVANTVPGVLILQIDAPIYFANASYLRERISRWINEEEDRLKSSGEASLHYVILDLGPVGSIDTSGISMLEEVKKNIDRRGLKMVLANPGSEVMKKLDMSKFIENIGQERIYLTVGEAVGACNFMLHTCKSGPVTLETVHVNNV; from the exons ATGAGCAACACCGATTACATGTTCCAATCATCGACGACAACGACGAACCACGTTGGCTGCGTGCATCGCGTGGCAATCCCACCttcaaaacccttcttcaaGTCACTCAAAGGCTCTCTAAAGGAGACTTTCTTCCCTGATGACCCACTTCGACAGTTCAAGAACCAGTCATCAACTCGGAAGTTTGTTTTAGCTTTGCAATACTTTCTACCAATCCTTGAATGGGCTCCTCGTTACAGTTTCCAGTTCTTCAAAGCTGATCTCATCGCTGGGTTTACAATTGCAAGCCTTGCTATTCCTCAGGGTATCAGTTATGCCAAGTTAGCCAATCTCCCTGCCATCCTTGGCCTAT ATTCGAGCTTTGTGCCACCTTTGGTATACGCAATGATGGGGAGTTCTAGGGATTTGGCGGTAGGGAGTGTGGCTGTTCCATCACTTCTCATGGGAACTATGCTAGGGAAAGAGGTGAATTTTCTTGAAGAACCAAAGCTGTACCTTCACCTCGCCTTCACTGCTACATTCTTTGCTGGAGTTTTCCAAGCTGCCTTGGGCTTCTTAAGGCTTGGGTTTATTGTGGATTTTCTTTCACATGCAACTATAGTTGGGTTCATGGGTGGAGCAGCTACAGTTGTTTGTCTACAGCAATTGAAAGGGATTCTGGGTTTGGCACACTTCACTCGTGGCACTGATCTTGTCTCAGTCATGCGTTCTGTCTTCACCCAGACACATCAG TGGCAATGGGAGAGTGGTGTATTGGGAtgtgtcttcctcttctttctcatcCTCACCAAATACTTG AGTAAGAGAGGACCAAAGTTCTTCTGGATATCAGCAATGGCACCATTAACGTCTGTGATTCTTGGAAGCCTTCTTGTGTATCTCACTCACGCTGAAAAACACGGTGTTGCAGTG ATTGGACCATTGAAGAAAGGGTTGAATCCACCATCTTGGACGAGTTTGGAATTTGGGTCAGAGCATCTGATGCTAGCCCTTAAAACCGGAATCATCACTAGTGTCATCGGTCTCGCC GAAGGAATAGCTGTGGGAAGGAGTTTCGCCATGTTGAAGGACTACCACATCGATGGCAACAAAGAGATGATCGCCTTTGGGTTCATGAACATCGCTGGCTCTTGCACTTCTTGCTACTTGACCGCAG GGCCATTGTCGCGATCGGCGGTGAACTTCAATGCAGGATGCAAGACTGCAGTCTCAAACATTGTGATGGCAACTGCGGTGATGTTAACGTTGTTGTTCCTAACACCATTCTTCTACTACACTCCCCTCGTCGTTCTCGCTTCCATTATCACTGCTGCCATGGTCGGCTTGATCGACTACGAGGCCGCCATCCATCTTTGGAAGCTCGACAAGTTCGACTTCGTTGTGTGCATCAGTGCATATATCAGTGTAGTCTTGAGCAGTGTCGAGCTCGGCTTAATCGTAGCG GTCACATTATCCATGCTTAGGATGCTTCTATTCATAGCAAGGCCAAGAACTTTTGTCCTCGGCAACATCCCCAACTCCATGATATACAGAAACATCGATCAATACCCAGTTGCTAACACTGTTCCTGGAGTTCTTATACTTCAAATTGATGCTCCTATCTACTTTGCCAACGCAAGCTACTTGAGAGAGAG AATCTCGAGATGGATTAATGAAGAGGAAGACAGGCTAAAATCATCAGGAGAAGCCAGCTTACACTATGTCATACTAGACCTTGGCC CGGTTGGTAGCATCGACACTAGTGGGATTAGCATGCtcgaagaagttaagaagaacaTAGACAGAAGAGGGCTTAAG ATGGTGTTGGCCAACCCTGGAAGTGAAGTGATGAAGAAGCTAGACATGTCCAAGTTCATAGAGAACATAGGCCAGGAACGGATATATCTAACAGTAGGAGAGGCTGTGGGAGCATGTAACTTCATGCTTCATACCTGCAAGTCAGGCCCAGTGACACTTGAAACAGTCCATGTGAATAATGTCTGA